A window of the Streptococcus sp. 116-D4 genome harbors these coding sequences:
- a CDS encoding Rrf2 family transcriptional regulator: MDTKFSVALHILTMISESKETLSSQALAISVGTNASYIRKVIALLKNADLITSHQGKTGYQLSKSPKKMTLLEIYYATQEINHISLFPVHQNSNPDCPVGKHIQGAVSPLFASAESQLEKELTNQTLEDVIDNLYKQAKQVRN, from the coding sequence ATGGATACAAAATTCTCAGTTGCTTTGCATATCTTAACAATGATTAGTGAAAGCAAGGAAACATTAAGTTCTCAAGCACTAGCTATTAGTGTTGGAACTAACGCTAGTTACATTCGAAAAGTGATTGCCTTATTAAAAAATGCAGACCTGATTACTTCACATCAAGGAAAAACAGGCTATCAACTCAGTAAGTCTCCAAAGAAAATGACTTTACTAGAGATCTACTATGCTACTCAAGAAATCAATCACATTAGTTTATTTCCTGTTCATCAAAATAGTAATCCCGATTGTCCCGTTGGAAAACATATTCAAGGAGCAGTTTCACCACTTTTCGCTAGCGCCGAATCTCAATTAGAGAAGGAATTAACAAATCAAACTTTAGAGGATGTCATTGACAATCTATATAAACAAGCCAAACAGGTCCGAAACTGA
- a CDS encoding DUF308 domain-containing protein, translated as MAKILSLGLTGKKLLAQGFLFVLLGLILMVTGTWLPVKVIRLVLFLAWIATVLDLVLRIFKKSQSTDTLGVALVKLLVLGYLLGSNLATDVPIYILALVIGVYQIFHASINLVTYVLYRKNKIRPRFRLLLDGLVLVFLGGTSLLSSTGNSVFQLFVLGAYFFLYGLSNIRDGFLFEGEIGKNHLKRRIRISLPIVLAALIPARTLAKVNKFMQENADEREDIHLGMVKSGKTAELEIFVHTAETSLFSAIGHVDICYQGRVISYGNYDPSSETLFGMVGDGVLYFCDRDKYIDLCKRESQKTLFGYGIDLTPEMEKAVQKKLAELKQLTIPWEPSADKIMTGDGKEDYTYAYKIRHETDGELYKFIKSKFKSYFVLSTNCVLLADTIVGQAGTDILSPKGFIAPGTYQAYLNREFEKPNSIVVSKHVY; from the coding sequence ATGGCGAAAATTCTATCTTTAGGTCTGACAGGTAAGAAATTACTTGCTCAGGGGTTCTTGTTTGTTCTGCTAGGTCTCATCTTGATGGTCACGGGGACTTGGTTGCCAGTAAAGGTTATTCGACTGGTTCTGTTTTTAGCTTGGATAGCAACGGTCTTAGATTTAGTATTACGTATTTTCAAAAAAAGTCAGTCAACGGACACCTTGGGAGTTGCACTGGTTAAATTGTTAGTGCTGGGATATTTGCTAGGCTCCAATCTTGCGACGGATGTGCCGATTTATATTTTGGCTCTTGTGATTGGAGTTTATCAGATTTTTCATGCTAGTATTAACCTTGTCACCTATGTTCTCTACCGCAAAAACAAAATTCGACCTCGTTTTCGTCTCTTACTAGATGGACTCGTACTAGTTTTTCTTGGTGGGACTAGTCTTTTGTCCTCTACAGGAAATTCTGTCTTTCAACTCTTTGTATTAGGGGCTTATTTTTTCCTTTATGGTCTGTCCAATATCCGTGACGGTTTCTTATTTGAAGGGGAAATTGGGAAAAACCATCTCAAACGTCGTATTAGAATTAGCTTACCTATTGTCCTAGCCGCTCTCATCCCTGCAAGAACTTTAGCAAAAGTTAACAAATTCATGCAGGAAAATGCTGATGAGAGAGAGGATATCCATCTTGGAATGGTGAAGTCTGGTAAGACAGCGGAGCTTGAAATTTTTGTTCATACAGCTGAGACCTCTCTGTTTTCGGCAATTGGTCATGTGGATATCTGCTATCAAGGCCGTGTTATTTCTTATGGCAACTATGATCCGTCTTCTGAGACCTTATTTGGCATGGTAGGAGATGGTGTCTTATATTTCTGTGATCGTGACAAGTACATTGACCTATGTAAACGTGAGAGTCAAAAAACGCTTTTTGGTTATGGGATAGATTTGACGCCTGAAATGGAAAAAGCAGTTCAGAAAAAGTTGGCTGAATTGAAACAACTGACGATTCCATGGGAGCCAAGTGCAGATAAAATCATGACAGGTGATGGTAAGGAAGACTACACCTACGCTTATAAAATCAGACATGAGACAGATGGGGAACTTTATAAATTTATCAAATCTAAGTTTAAATCCTACTTTGTCTTATCTACAAACTGTGTGCTCTTGGCTGATACCATAGTCGGTCAGGCTGGCACCGATATCCTCTCACCCAAAGGATTTATCGCTCCAGGAACTTACCAAGCCTACCTTAATCGAGAGTTTGAAAAACCAAATAGTATAGTCGTATCTAAACATGTTTATTAA
- a CDS encoding AI-2E family transporter, giving the protein MNLVKKYTPLILFIGLVTLVILNASSFISGAVSLFEVTSTLIYGAVIAFVLNVPMKKIEEFLVKMKVKAGLHRPIAMVLVFLALILIVIALLVLVLPTLAQTISQLGTVLSTVLTQLGKLLGSSEFVTKDMLSTIVSGIQGQSSSISQALIGFLSGLTSNIGNIFSSLMNAFLIIVFTFLFLSSKEHLAAMTSRLLKVFLPEKVVIKLTYIGQVALETYDQFLMSQLIEAVIIGVMIAVGYSVFGIPYGVMTGIFAGVLSFIPYVGPMIACVVGAIFIFTVSPTQALLSLLLYQVIQLIEGNLIYPRVVGQSIGLPAIFTLAAASIGGNLFGLLGMIFFTPIFAVIYRLVKEFVVAKENQLD; this is encoded by the coding sequence ATGAACTTAGTAAAAAAATACACCCCGTTAATACTTTTTATAGGGCTGGTTACTCTTGTAATTCTGAATGCATCAAGCTTTATATCAGGGGCAGTATCTCTCTTTGAAGTAACTTCTACCTTGATTTATGGTGCTGTCATTGCTTTTGTGCTTAATGTTCCTATGAAAAAAATTGAAGAATTCCTAGTTAAAATGAAGGTAAAGGCAGGGTTGCACCGTCCGATTGCCATGGTACTTGTTTTCCTAGCTCTTATCTTAATCGTGATTGCTCTTTTGGTTTTGGTGCTGCCAACCCTAGCCCAGACTATTAGTCAGCTGGGAACAGTCCTTTCAACAGTCCTTACTCAACTTGGGAAATTGCTAGGCAGCTCGGAATTTGTAACCAAAGACATGTTGTCAACTATCGTATCAGGCATACAGGGACAATCTAGTTCTATTAGCCAAGCTTTGATAGGTTTTTTATCAGGTCTGACTAGTAATATCGGCAATATTTTTTCAAGTTTGATGAATGCCTTTTTGATTATAGTCTTCACCTTTTTATTTTTATCCAGTAAGGAACATTTGGCAGCGATGACGAGTCGACTTCTAAAAGTTTTTCTTCCAGAGAAGGTGGTGATAAAGTTGACTTACATTGGACAAGTAGCACTAGAGACTTATGACCAATTTTTGATGAGTCAGCTGATTGAAGCAGTTATCATAGGAGTTATGATAGCGGTTGGTTACAGCGTGTTTGGGATACCCTATGGAGTAATGACAGGTATCTTTGCAGGAGTGCTATCGTTCATTCCTTATGTAGGGCCTATGATTGCTTGTGTTGTGGGAGCGATTTTTATCTTCACAGTGAGTCCTACTCAAGCCTTACTTTCTCTTCTTCTATATCAAGTTATACAGCTGATTGAAGGAAACCTTATTTATCCTAGAGTTGTAGGTCAGTCTATTGGTTTGCCAGCTATTTTCACGCTTGCGGCTGCTAGTATTGGAGGCAATCTCTTTGGCTTACTTGGGATGATATTCTTTACACCGATATTTGCTGTTATCTATCGATTGGTTAAGGAATTTGTCGTTGCAAAGGAAAATCAGCTAGATTAA
- a CDS encoding ISL3 family transposase, with product MEQLHFITKLLDIKDPNIQFMDIINRVTHKEIIAKLDYDAPSCPECGSQMKKYDFQKPSKIPYLETTGMPTRILLRKRRFKCYQCSKMMVAESSLVKKNHQIPRIINQKIAQKLIEKTSMTDIAHQLSISTSTVIRKLNDFHFECNFRHLPEIMSWDEYAFTKGKMSFIAQDFDKLNIITVLEGRTQAIIRNHFLKYDRVVRCRVKIITMDMFSPYYDLAKQLFPNAKIVLDRFHIVQHLSRAMSRVRVQIMNQFEQKSHEYKAIKRYWKLIQQDSRKLSDKRFYRPTFRMHLTNKEILDKLLSYSEDLKHHYNLYQLLLFHFQNKEPDKFFGLIEDNLKQVHPLFQTVFKTFLKDKEKIVNALQLPYSNAKLEATNNLVKLIKRNAFGFRNFENFKKRIFIALNIKKERTKSVLSRS from the coding sequence ATGGAACAATTACATTTTATCACAAAACTGCTCGATATCAAAGACCCTAATATCCAATTTATGGATATCATCAATAGGGTTACTCACAAAGAAATCATCGCTAAACTGGACTACGATGCTCCATCTTGCCCTGAGTGCGGAAGTCAAATGAAGAAATATGATTTTCAAAAACCATCGAAAATTCCTTACCTTGAAACGACTGGTATGCCTACTAGAATTCTCCTTAGAAAGCGTCGATTCAAGTGCTATCAGTGCTCGAAAATGATGGTCGCTGAGAGCTCTCTCGTCAAGAAAAATCACCAAATTCCTCGTATTATCAACCAAAAAATTGCGCAAAAGTTGATTGAAAAGACTTCTATGACCGATATTGCCCATCAGCTTTCCATTTCAACTTCAACTGTCATTCGAAAACTCAATGACTTCCACTTTGAGTGTAACTTTAGACATCTGCCTGAGATTATGTCTTGGGATGAGTATGCCTTCACTAAGGGCAAAATGAGTTTCATTGCGCAAGATTTTGATAAGCTCAATATCATCACTGTTCTTGAAGGCAGAACACAAGCTATCATTCGAAATCACTTTCTTAAATATGATAGAGTCGTTCGATGTCGAGTGAAAATCATTACGATGGATATGTTTAGTCCTTACTATGACTTGGCTAAACAGCTTTTTCCAAACGCTAAAATCGTTCTCGACCGCTTTCACATTGTCCAACATCTCAGCCGTGCTATGAGTCGTGTCCGTGTTCAAATCATGAATCAATTTGAGCAAAAATCCCATGAATACAAAGCCATCAAACGTTACTGGAAGCTCATTCAACAGGATAGTCGTAAACTGAGTGATAAACGGTTTTATCGTCCTACTTTTCGCATGCACTTAACGAATAAAGAGATTCTAGACAAGCTTTTGAGCTATTCAGAAGACTTGAAACACCACTATAATCTTTATCAACTCTTGCTTTTTCACTTTCAGAACAAGGAACCTGACAAATTTTTTGGACTCATTGAGGACAATCTAAAGCAGGTTCATCCTCTTTTTCAGACTGTCTTTAAAACCTTTCTAAAGGATAAAGAGAAGATTGTCAACGCTCTTCAATTACCCTATTCCAACGCCAAATTAGAAGCGACTAATAATCTCGTTAAACTTATCAAACGAAATGCATTTGGGTTTCGGAACTTTGAAAACTTCAAAAAACGGATTTTTATCGCTCTCAATATCAAAAAAGAAAGGACGAAATCCGTCCTTTCTAGATCTTAG